One genomic region from Chlamydia poikilotherma encodes:
- a CDS encoding YitT family protein — MPHGTRLTKFSFPLYFSKTLSWFILGGVLAACGVQMVLVPNELIDGGIVGLSLIASHFFGHKYLPFCLILFNLPFVILAFKQIGKYFVIQMMTAVIIFSCALWLIDSLPLWFGFNPIVFKGSEMETVVFGGAIIGVGCGLIIRHGGSTDGTEILGIIINKKRGYTVGQVILFANFFIFALAGIVYQNWHTAFVSFLTYGIATKVMDMVILGLEDTKSVTIITSSPRKLGRILIENLGVGLTYIHAEGGYSGEPRNVLYIVVERLQLSQLKEIVHREDPYAFIAIENLHEVINGKRTN, encoded by the coding sequence AACTCGTTTAACGAAGTTTAGCTTTCCTCTGTACTTTTCCAAGACCCTTAGTTGGTTTATTCTTGGGGGGGTTCTTGCTGCTTGTGGCGTTCAAATGGTCTTAGTTCCTAATGAACTTATCGACGGCGGTATTGTAGGTTTATCTCTTATTGCCTCCCATTTTTTTGGTCACAAGTACCTTCCCTTCTGTTTGATATTGTTTAACCTACCTTTTGTTATCCTGGCTTTTAAACAAATTGGTAAATATTTTGTAATCCAGATGATGACTGCCGTAATCATCTTTTCTTGTGCCCTATGGCTTATTGACTCCCTCCCTCTATGGTTTGGTTTCAATCCTATAGTTTTCAAGGGATCCGAGATGGAAACCGTAGTTTTTGGCGGGGCTATTATTGGTGTGGGTTGTGGTTTGATTATCCGTCATGGAGGATCTACAGATGGCACTGAGATTTTAGGTATTATCATCAATAAAAAAAGAGGTTATACTGTTGGTCAAGTTATCCTCTTTGCGAATTTTTTCATCTTTGCATTAGCCGGAATTGTTTATCAAAATTGGCACACAGCATTCGTCTCATTCTTAACTTATGGCATTGCAACGAAGGTTATGGATATGGTGATTTTGGGACTTGAAGATACAAAGTCTGTCACTATCATCACCTCTTCTCCAAGAAAATTAGGCCGTATTCTAATAGAAAACTTGGGTGTTGGTCTTACTTATATCCATGCTGAAGGTGGATATTCTGGGGAACCTAGAAATGTTCTTTATATTGTTGTAGAACGCTTACAGCTTTCGCAACTTAAAGAAATCGTCCACAGGGAAGATCCCTATGCATTTATTGCGATTGAAAATCTTCATGAAGTAATTAATGGTAAACGCACGAATTAA